The genomic DNA TAGCGATCATGTCTTTATATTGAAGGCCAAAAATAGAAATTTATTCTATTTTTTGTTCGAACAGTTGAAAATAAAACTTCAAATTTTGCACAAAGAAGATTCAGGAATATTAAAAACCTTAAGGTTACAAAGATTGCTCAATTTACAAATTTTCATTCCTGACAACAAAACATTAGAAAAATTCAATAATATTTGTGAAAACATTCAACTCAAAATTGAAAACTTACAGAAGAATATTGAAAAAA from Mycoplasma suis str. Illinois includes the following:
- a CDS encoding restriction endonuclease subunit S domain-containing protein, with product MTITGHFLAFIHRGKFEASDHVFILKAKNRNLFYFLFEQLKIKLQILHKEDSGILKTLRLQRLLNLQIFIPDNKTLEKFNNICENIQLKIENLQKNIEKNQMIRKDLLIKLFS